A genomic window from Thermococcus nautili includes:
- a CDS encoding lysyl aminopeptidase, with translation MVNLELLKKIVEAPGVSGFEFLGIRDVVIEELKPYVDEIKVDKLGNVIAHKKGSGPKVMIAAHMDKIGVMVNHIDKEGYLHIVPVGGVDPRTLVAQRIRFFTDKGERIGVVGHIPPHLQKPEDRKKAADWDTIVVDVGAEGKEEAEEMGFRVGTVGEFAPAFTQLSENRIATPYLDDRVCLYAMIEAAKALESHEADIYFVASVQEEVGLRGARVASYAIDPEIGIAMDVTFAKQVGDKGKIVPKLGGGPVMDAVGPNIHPKVRAFAEEVAKKYDIPLQAEASPRPTGTDANIMQINREGVATAVLSIPIRYMHSQVETADIRDIDLTIKLAKHLLEELRPMDLTP, from the coding sequence ATGGTGAACCTCGAACTGCTGAAGAAAATCGTCGAGGCCCCGGGCGTTTCTGGATTCGAGTTCCTGGGAATCAGGGACGTCGTTATAGAGGAGCTCAAGCCCTACGTTGACGAGATTAAGGTTGACAAGCTCGGAAACGTCATAGCGCACAAGAAGGGAAGCGGTCCAAAGGTCATGATTGCGGCTCACATGGACAAGATAGGCGTCATGGTCAACCACATAGACAAGGAGGGCTACCTCCACATCGTCCCCGTCGGTGGCGTTGACCCGAGGACGCTGGTTGCACAGAGGATAAGGTTCTTCACCGATAAGGGCGAGCGCATCGGTGTCGTCGGCCACATTCCGCCCCACCTCCAGAAGCCCGAGGACAGGAAGAAGGCCGCTGACTGGGATACGATAGTCGTTGACGTCGGCGCCGAGGGCAAGGAGGAAGCCGAGGAAATGGGCTTCCGCGTTGGAACCGTCGGCGAGTTCGCTCCAGCATTCACCCAGCTCAGCGAGAACAGGATTGCGACGCCGTACCTCGATGACAGAGTTTGCCTCTACGCCATGATAGAGGCCGCCAAGGCCCTCGAAAGCCACGAGGCGGACATCTATTTCGTTGCGAGCGTTCAGGAGGAGGTTGGCCTTCGCGGTGCCAGGGTTGCGAGCTACGCTATTGACCCGGAGATAGGCATAGCGATGGACGTCACCTTCGCCAAGCAGGTCGGCGACAAGGGCAAGATTGTGCCCAAGCTCGGGGGCGGACCGGTCATGGACGCCGTTGGCCCGAACATCCACCCCAAGGTTCGCGCCTTCGCCGAGGAGGTCGCCAAGAAGTACGACATACCGCTCCAGGCCGAGGCCAGCCCGAGGCCGACCGGAACCGACGCCAACATAATGCAGATTAACCGCGAGGGCGTCGCGACCGCCGTGCTGAGCATACCGATACGCTACATGCACAGCCAGGTCGAGACCGCGGACATAAGGGACATCGACCTTACCATAAAGCTCGCCAAGCACCTCCTCGAGGAGCTCAGGCCGATGGACCTCACTCCGTGA
- a CDS encoding archaemetzincin family Zn-dependent metalloprotease — translation MIAVVSIGPIERSLVEGVVDSVRNYYSRFGISVEFVGEVPAEPFSVAFNARRNQYLGRVFLPTLSALREELGAVAILGITELDLYEEGLNFVFGLANPSLRSAIVSVQRLRNEFYGLEPDDTLLLERTVKEAMHELGHVFGLKHCPNPRCVMHFSNSLLDTDAKGPLYCPRCEEKLEENLRKLGVLS, via the coding sequence ATGATAGCGGTCGTTTCAATTGGCCCCATCGAGCGGTCGCTCGTTGAGGGCGTCGTTGACTCCGTAAGGAATTACTACTCGCGCTTCGGGATTAGTGTCGAGTTCGTTGGTGAGGTTCCGGCCGAGCCCTTCTCGGTTGCCTTCAACGCCAGGAGAAACCAGTACCTTGGGAGGGTTTTCCTGCCAACGCTCTCCGCCCTTCGGGAGGAGCTTGGGGCAGTAGCTATTCTCGGCATCACGGAACTCGACCTCTACGAGGAGGGGCTGAACTTCGTATTCGGCCTGGCAAACCCCTCCTTGAGGAGCGCCATCGTCTCGGTTCAAAGGCTCAGGAACGAGTTCTACGGTCTTGAGCCCGACGACACGCTCCTTCTTGAGCGGACCGTCAAGGAGGCGATGCACGAGCTCGGCCACGTTTTCGGTCTCAAGCACTGTCCGAACCCGAGGTGCGTTATGCACTTCTCTAATTCCCTCCTCGACACCGACGCCAAGGGGCCCCTCTACTGCCCGAGGTGCGAGGAGAAGCTTGAGGAAAACCTTAGGAAACTGGGGGTGTTGTCGTGA
- the cyaB gene encoding class IV adenylate cyclase has product MIEVEVKGYADDKVFERVRESFRLIRKEYHEDTYYQHPCRDFSKTDEALRIRVRRFNGHFEAFLTYKGPKLDSVSKTREEIEVPIEDPDAHARILEALGFREVLTVEKVREKYYVEKGITLTLDEVEGLGKFVEIEALTDDREKVPELVEKLRGILLELGVTRFERRSYLELLLGKGG; this is encoded by the coding sequence GTGATTGAGGTTGAGGTCAAGGGCTACGCCGACGATAAGGTCTTTGAGCGCGTTAGGGAGAGCTTCCGGCTTATAAGGAAGGAGTACCACGAGGATACCTACTACCAGCACCCGTGCAGGGACTTTTCAAAGACGGACGAGGCCCTGAGGATTCGCGTGAGACGCTTCAACGGCCACTTCGAGGCCTTCTTGACCTACAAGGGGCCGAAGCTCGATTCCGTCTCAAAGACGAGGGAGGAGATAGAGGTTCCCATCGAGGACCCCGATGCCCACGCGAGGATTCTTGAGGCTCTCGGCTTCCGCGAGGTTCTGACCGTTGAGAAGGTTCGCGAGAAGTACTACGTGGAGAAGGGCATCACCCTGACCCTCGACGAGGTTGAGGGCCTCGGGAAGTTCGTGGAGATTGAGGCCTTAACAGACGATAGGGAAAAAGTTCCCGAGCTCGTCGAGAAGCTTAGGGGGATTCTGCTTGAGCTCGGCGTTACGCGCTTCGAGAGGCGCTCCTACCTTGAGCTACTGCTCGGGAAGGGGGGCTGA
- a CDS encoding energy-coupling factor ABC transporter ATP-binding protein has protein sequence MIELRDVTFRYPRSKNPALMDVSLKIGDGEFVGILGPSGSGKSTLALTLNGIIPNSIRGAFSGEVIVRDPKTGKTFKTTETPVSKLSTLVGLVLQNPESQLFNMTVEDEVAFALENLGLPREEIAERVEWALKVVGLGGLENEFPPNLSGGEKQRLAIASVIAMKPSHLILDEPTSQLDPKGKREVLRVVEELNRAGTTVVMVEHDSRFLFRKADRLVVLNGGRVILQGTPREVAERVEELVEIGVKVPHSLLLSRALGLPPALSPQEFPSRVARRD, from the coding sequence ATGATTGAACTCAGGGACGTGACGTTCAGGTATCCGCGCTCAAAAAACCCTGCCCTGATGGACGTGAGCCTGAAAATAGGGGATGGCGAGTTCGTGGGAATCCTCGGCCCGAGTGGAAGCGGAAAGTCTACGCTCGCACTAACGCTGAACGGGATAATCCCCAACTCGATTAGGGGAGCGTTCTCGGGAGAGGTCATTGTCCGGGACCCGAAAACGGGGAAGACCTTCAAAACAACGGAAACGCCGGTTTCAAAGCTTTCAACGCTCGTCGGTCTCGTCCTCCAGAACCCGGAGAGCCAGCTGTTCAACATGACCGTTGAGGATGAGGTTGCCTTCGCCCTTGAAAACCTCGGCCTTCCAAGGGAGGAGATAGCGGAGAGGGTTGAGTGGGCCCTTAAGGTGGTCGGTCTCGGGGGCCTCGAAAACGAGTTTCCCCCCAATCTCAGCGGAGGCGAGAAGCAGAGGCTGGCCATAGCGTCTGTCATAGCGATGAAGCCGAGCCACCTTATTCTAGATGAGCCGACGTCCCAGCTCGACCCGAAGGGGAAGCGGGAGGTTCTGAGGGTCGTTGAGGAGCTCAATAGGGCAGGAACAACGGTCGTTATGGTCGAGCACGATTCGCGCTTTCTCTTCAGAAAAGCTGACAGACTCGTGGTTTTAAACGGTGGGAGGGTAATCCTCCAGGGAACCCCCAGAGAGGTTGCAGAACGGGTTGAAGAGCTCGTCGAGATAGGGGTTAAGGTTCCTCACTCCCTCCTCCTGTCGAGGGCCCTTGGTCTTCCGCCTGCCCTGTCTCCTCAGGAGTTTCCCTCGCGAGTAGCTCGGAGAGACTGA
- a CDS encoding TrkH family potassium uptake protein yields the protein MLEFRKRINVSTDLFVVKNLIGSILQGVGLAYLFPVLLVWFYPDQIEYVPYFAIPGMACVLFGAWLSRHSSKVEDVNLRQAMIAAAFTWLFASFVSVVPFMKIANMSFVDSYFESMSAWTGTGLTMMSHLSSYPKILLFWRAWMQWLGGIGIVLVALSILIRPGVAAARLYRAEARSERILPNLVNTSKVIFEIYLALTLVGAYLYYINGMNPFDALTHAMTGLGTGGMSTHDQSIGFFHSPAINAVTIFLMIMGAVNFTVHYKLFKSKSLKPFFEDIQVRYMFIFLIPAIAIIAYSLYQVGDPVGQALQGAIFHAVSAISCTGFQITSLSNYPEVAKFIIAILMVIGGGAGSTAGGIKLIRVTLMYESLKWTIESAILPRGAVIKRKVGNYVFSEEDIQEVMSFTMTYLAFLLFGTVYTMLRVKASLANALFEVASAQGNVGLSVGITSPHMPVDLKILYILLMWIGRLEIFSTLVFIISIAFLLPRVARK from the coding sequence ATGCTCGAATTCAGGAAGCGCATCAACGTCTCGACTGACCTCTTCGTCGTCAAGAACCTCATAGGCTCAATCCTTCAGGGAGTCGGTCTCGCCTACCTCTTCCCGGTGCTCCTGGTATGGTTTTACCCAGACCAGATTGAATACGTCCCGTACTTCGCCATTCCAGGAATGGCGTGCGTTCTTTTTGGTGCCTGGCTGAGCAGACACTCAAGCAAGGTTGAAGACGTCAACCTGAGGCAGGCCATGATTGCGGCCGCTTTCACGTGGCTCTTCGCGTCCTTCGTGAGCGTCGTTCCCTTCATGAAGATAGCGAACATGAGCTTCGTGGATTCCTACTTCGAGAGCATGAGCGCGTGGACGGGAACGGGACTTACGATGATGAGCCACCTCTCCAGCTACCCGAAGATACTCCTCTTCTGGCGCGCGTGGATGCAGTGGCTCGGTGGAATTGGAATAGTCCTGGTGGCCCTCTCTATTCTGATAAGGCCGGGCGTCGCGGCGGCGAGGCTCTACCGGGCCGAGGCGAGGAGCGAGAGGATACTCCCCAACCTCGTCAACACCTCAAAGGTCATCTTCGAGATTTACCTTGCCCTCACGCTCGTCGGCGCTTACCTGTATTACATAAACGGGATGAACCCGTTCGATGCCCTCACCCACGCGATGACGGGTCTTGGAACAGGTGGTATGAGCACCCACGACCAGAGCATAGGCTTCTTCCACAGCCCTGCAATCAACGCCGTCACTATCTTTCTCATGATAATGGGCGCCGTCAACTTCACCGTTCACTACAAGCTCTTCAAAAGCAAGTCTCTGAAGCCCTTCTTCGAGGACATCCAGGTTCGTTACATGTTCATATTCCTGATTCCAGCAATCGCTATAATCGCCTACAGCCTCTACCAAGTGGGTGACCCTGTCGGCCAGGCCCTTCAGGGGGCGATATTCCACGCGGTCTCGGCCATCAGCTGTACCGGGTTCCAGATAACGAGCCTCTCGAACTACCCAGAGGTCGCGAAGTTCATAATCGCGATTCTTATGGTCATCGGTGGCGGTGCGGGAAGCACTGCCGGTGGAATCAAGCTCATCCGCGTTACCCTGATGTACGAGAGCCTGAAGTGGACCATAGAGAGTGCAATCCTCCCGAGGGGAGCGGTTATAAAGAGGAAGGTCGGTAACTACGTCTTCAGCGAGGAGGACATACAGGAGGTCATGAGCTTCACGATGACGTACCTCGCGTTCCTGCTCTTCGGCACCGTTTACACGATGCTACGCGTTAAGGCCAGCCTCGCGAACGCGCTCTTCGAGGTTGCTTCGGCCCAGGGCAACGTCGGACTGAGCGTCGGTATAACCTCCCCACACATGCCGGTTGACCTGAAGATTCTGTACATCCTCCTGATGTGGATTGGCAGGCTGGAAATATTCTCAACCCTGGTGTTCATAATCAGCATAGCGTTCCTGCTCCCGAGGGTGGCGAGGAAATGA
- the map gene encoding type II methionyl aminopeptidase, with protein MDEREALIKAGEIARKVKEEVVDLIKPGTKLYDIAEFVERRIVELGGKPAFPCNLSLNEVAAHYTPYRGDDTALKEGDYLKLDLGVHVDGYIADTAVTFRVGMEEDELMEAAREALENAIATVRAGVMVRDVAKAIEETIRGKGFNPIVNLSGHKVERYKLHAGVSIPNVYRQADTYVLQEGDVFAIEPFATTGAGQVIEVPPALIFMYVRDRPVRMLQARRLLMHIKREYKTLPFAYRWLQGFMPEGQLKMALAQLDKAGAIYSYPILREVRGGMVAQFEHTVIVEKDGAYITT; from the coding sequence GTGGATGAAAGGGAAGCGCTGATTAAGGCCGGCGAGATAGCAAGGAAGGTCAAGGAAGAGGTTGTCGACCTAATCAAACCGGGTACGAAGCTCTACGATATAGCGGAGTTCGTTGAGAGGCGCATAGTCGAACTCGGTGGGAAACCAGCTTTTCCCTGCAACCTCTCGCTCAACGAGGTGGCGGCACACTACACCCCCTACCGTGGCGATGATACCGCCCTTAAGGAGGGAGACTACCTCAAGCTCGACCTCGGCGTTCACGTTGACGGCTACATAGCGGACACCGCGGTGACGTTCCGCGTCGGAATGGAGGAAGACGAGCTCATGGAAGCGGCGAGGGAAGCCCTTGAGAACGCCATAGCAACAGTCAGGGCTGGGGTAATGGTTAGGGACGTCGCGAAGGCCATCGAAGAAACGATACGCGGTAAGGGATTCAACCCGATAGTTAACCTCAGCGGTCACAAGGTCGAGCGCTACAAGCTCCACGCTGGAGTTAGCATTCCCAACGTTTACAGACAGGCGGACACGTACGTTCTCCAGGAGGGAGACGTCTTCGCGATAGAGCCCTTCGCGACGACCGGCGCGGGGCAGGTGATAGAGGTCCCGCCGGCGCTGATTTTCATGTACGTCCGCGACAGACCGGTCAGGATGCTCCAGGCGAGAAGGTTGCTCATGCACATCAAGCGCGAGTACAAGACCCTGCCTTTCGCGTACCGCTGGCTCCAGGGCTTTATGCCGGAGGGACAGCTCAAGATGGCACTCGCACAGCTGGACAAGGCCGGTGCGATATACAGCTACCCGATACTGCGCGAGGTCAGGGGCGGTATGGTGGCACAGTTCGAGCACACGGTCATAGTCGAGAAGGACGGGGCTTACATAACGACGTGA
- a CDS encoding CBS domain-containing protein translates to MVGIQVQKVMTDRFQKIDIDAPLSEAIGIFEKEDPDLILVFDGNLYKGVLTQDLIIRSHLKWDPTKAKVRDVYKPAPVIKPDEDLSKAAKLMMEVDLRSLPVGESKAEIIGVINDIAVLDRVAETEFGKKTVEEFMTKDVITLKPDDTVAKALATMRDHAISRIPIVDEEGRLEGLVTLHDLIVRFIKPRFRAKAGELAGEKIPPFSMPLRDVMIRGVITILPDAKVREAVATMKDNDIDGLVVVNENNKVVGILTVKDLLLPISKMTEKEARFYLQLGGDASILSDFTRERIIEDIKRFVDGYEDLLGQEGIIYLYIRRFPEKFRGVHLYQARMRVVTDRGVFVATGETWGAIQAVHDALRAIERQLLQKAELEKDTRYAKRFLEKLGLS, encoded by the coding sequence ATGGTCGGAATTCAGGTGCAGAAGGTAATGACGGACAGGTTCCAGAAGATAGACATCGACGCCCCCCTTTCTGAGGCGATAGGAATCTTCGAAAAGGAAGACCCCGACCTCATTCTGGTGTTTGATGGAAACCTGTACAAAGGCGTTCTGACCCAGGACTTGATTATCCGCTCCCACCTCAAGTGGGACCCAACCAAGGCCAAGGTTAGGGACGTTTACAAACCTGCTCCGGTTATAAAGCCTGACGAGGACTTGAGCAAAGCGGCAAAGCTCATGATGGAGGTTGACCTCCGCTCCCTTCCCGTCGGGGAGAGCAAAGCTGAAATCATCGGTGTTATAAACGATATAGCCGTTCTCGATAGGGTCGCCGAGACCGAGTTCGGTAAGAAGACCGTCGAGGAGTTCATGACAAAAGACGTCATAACCCTCAAGCCGGACGACACCGTCGCCAAGGCCCTCGCGACGATGCGCGACCACGCGATATCGAGGATTCCGATAGTTGACGAGGAGGGAAGACTCGAAGGCCTCGTCACGCTCCACGACCTAATCGTTAGGTTCATCAAACCCCGCTTCAGGGCCAAGGCCGGTGAGCTGGCCGGTGAGAAGATACCACCCTTCAGCATGCCCCTCCGCGACGTGATGATTAGGGGAGTCATAACCATACTCCCGGACGCGAAGGTCAGGGAAGCGGTCGCCACGATGAAGGACAACGATATAGACGGCCTCGTCGTCGTCAACGAGAACAACAAGGTCGTCGGAATACTCACCGTCAAGGACCTGCTCCTGCCCATCTCGAAGATGACGGAGAAGGAGGCAAGGTTCTACCTCCAGCTTGGCGGTGACGCCTCGATACTCAGCGACTTCACGAGGGAAAGGATAATCGAGGACATCAAGCGCTTCGTCGACGGCTACGAAGATTTACTCGGCCAGGAGGGCATAATATACCTCTACATCAGGCGCTTCCCGGAGAAGTTCAGGGGAGTTCACCTCTACCAGGCTAGGATGAGGGTCGTCACCGACAGGGGCGTCTTCGTTGCCACCGGCGAAACCTGGGGAGCGATACAGGCGGTTCACGACGCTTTGAGGGCCATCGAGAGGCAGCTCCTCCAGAAGGCAGAATTGGAAAAGGACACGCGCTACGCCAAGAGGTTCCTCGAAAAGCTCGGCCTCAGCTGA
- a CDS encoding DUF835 domain-containing protein has translation MSIPGSNLIPYLNFISRWVLFVAVAYKAYETRDKGWVLISTAFFIDAIGIEDYILAPLGVHINPQAYVIAAKIPNFFFGILIIWGAFHLKYGKTDFRHTVYISILAVASYIWLFLLATDVFKSPTQEAVLPSLVLGGSLVYLGWVLDKYVISRGTPEAMFPWGLILLGALNITYPVTRFIDWFAPIGFFLGGMFRLIAAIGAVKFVFYPVTPVKADGELSPQKGVFLFRSREEAFRKLGKLWAMPGTVVLTREDLRTLKNSLNPETLVFWVTRAKEGKLEERPQVYAISPTKIEILTDLIARALAQGYRTIYVEAFEYLMLENGFENAVKFLLNLKDRVVAEGGALVLVINLEVLNEKQRRIIEREFEELS, from the coding sequence ATGAGCATCCCTGGAAGCAACCTCATACCCTACCTCAACTTTATTTCAAGGTGGGTACTTTTCGTTGCCGTTGCTTACAAAGCCTATGAAACTAGGGACAAAGGGTGGGTTTTGATTAGCACCGCGTTCTTCATAGACGCAATTGGAATCGAAGATTACATTCTGGCCCCCTTGGGTGTCCATATAAATCCCCAGGCTTACGTTATAGCCGCCAAGATTCCAAACTTCTTCTTTGGAATTCTGATAATCTGGGGGGCGTTCCATCTGAAGTACGGGAAGACCGATTTCAGGCACACGGTTTACATCTCCATTCTAGCTGTTGCCTCGTACATCTGGCTCTTTCTTCTTGCGACAGATGTTTTCAAGAGCCCAACCCAAGAGGCAGTGCTTCCCTCCCTGGTTCTCGGAGGGTCGCTTGTCTACCTCGGCTGGGTTCTGGATAAATACGTTATCTCTCGCGGAACGCCTGAGGCAATGTTCCCCTGGGGTCTAATTCTGCTTGGCGCCCTCAACATAACCTACCCCGTCACGAGGTTCATAGATTGGTTTGCGCCCATAGGGTTTTTCCTTGGGGGAATGTTCCGCCTGATTGCCGCTATTGGCGCGGTGAAGTTCGTGTTCTATCCCGTAACCCCCGTCAAAGCGGACGGAGAACTTTCCCCCCAGAAAGGAGTCTTCCTCTTCCGCTCAAGAGAAGAGGCCTTCAGAAAGCTCGGCAAGCTGTGGGCCATGCCCGGAACCGTCGTCCTAACAAGGGAAGACCTGAGAACTTTAAAGAACTCGTTGAATCCTGAGACCCTCGTGTTCTGGGTCACGCGCGCGAAGGAGGGCAAGCTGGAGGAGAGACCACAGGTTTACGCCATAAGCCCGACGAAAATTGAAATCCTCACCGATTTAATAGCCCGTGCGCTGGCCCAGGGTTACAGAACGATATACGTCGAGGCCTTCGAGTACTTAATGCTTGAGAACGGCTTCGAGAACGCAGTTAAGTTCCTGCTGAACCTTAAGGACAGGGTTGTTGCAGAGGGAGGAGCACTCGTTCTTGTGATAAACCTGGAGGTTCTCAACGAGAAACAGAGAAGGATAATAGAAAGGGAGTTCGAGGAGCTCAGCTGA
- the glmU gene encoding bifunctional sugar-1-phosphate nucleotidylyltransferase/acetyltransferase: protein MKGVILAAGKGERLRPLTDDRPKVVLKVANRPIIEYVLENLYPFVDEFVIVVRYRSEWIKKTLGDEFGGKPITYVEQLPGEGTAKAIESARESVEDEFIVANGDIYFEEEAVRELVSAFRREKADVAIVVKHFEDLSHFGKVEVEGSRVTRIAEKPGKIAGYANLGIYAFRSSVFDFIEKTGLSERGEYEITDTINLMIDAGLKVVAVPYDGYWNDVGRPWNLLELNEYLLKNRLRHEIRGTVEEGAVIVPPVEIGEGTVVRSGAYIIGPVKIGRNSRIGPNCFIRPYTSIGDNCHIGNAVEVKNSIIMDNSNAPHLNYVGDSIIGENTNLGAGTITANLRHDRGNVKVEIKGKLEDSGRHKLGAIIGHNVKVGINVSIYPGRKIGSNSFIGPGVIVDRNVPPNSLVVVRQEKLVMEK, encoded by the coding sequence GTGAAGGGTGTAATCCTCGCAGCTGGAAAGGGTGAAAGGCTCCGCCCCCTCACGGACGACAGGCCGAAGGTGGTTCTCAAGGTCGCCAACCGGCCGATAATCGAGTACGTCCTCGAGAACCTGTACCCGTTCGTTGACGAGTTCGTGATTGTGGTTAGGTATCGGAGCGAGTGGATAAAGAAGACCCTTGGAGACGAGTTCGGGGGCAAGCCGATAACCTACGTGGAGCAGTTGCCCGGAGAGGGAACGGCGAAGGCCATAGAGAGCGCCAGGGAGAGCGTGGAGGACGAGTTTATAGTTGCAAACGGTGACATCTACTTCGAGGAGGAGGCGGTTAGGGAGCTCGTCTCGGCCTTCAGGAGGGAGAAAGCGGACGTCGCCATCGTCGTCAAGCACTTCGAGGATTTGAGTCACTTCGGCAAGGTCGAGGTTGAAGGCTCAAGGGTAACGCGCATAGCCGAAAAGCCCGGCAAAATAGCGGGTTACGCCAACCTCGGCATCTACGCCTTCCGTTCGAGCGTCTTCGACTTCATAGAGAAAACCGGCCTGAGTGAGCGCGGGGAGTACGAGATAACCGACACGATTAACCTCATGATTGACGCCGGGCTTAAGGTTGTGGCGGTTCCCTACGACGGCTACTGGAACGACGTCGGAAGGCCGTGGAATTTACTCGAGCTCAACGAATACCTGCTCAAGAACAGGCTCAGGCACGAGATTAGAGGAACGGTCGAGGAAGGGGCGGTGATAGTTCCCCCCGTTGAAATCGGCGAGGGAACCGTCGTCAGGAGTGGGGCCTACATAATCGGGCCCGTGAAGATTGGCAGGAACTCCCGGATAGGGCCGAACTGCTTCATAAGGCCGTACACGAGCATAGGCGACAACTGCCACATCGGCAACGCGGTTGAAGTCAAGAACTCCATCATAATGGACAACAGCAACGCACCGCACCTCAACTACGTCGGCGACTCGATAATAGGAGAAAACACGAACCTCGGCGCGGGGACGATAACGGCAAACCTGAGGCATGACAGGGGCAACGTCAAGGTTGAAATCAAGGGGAAGCTCGAGGACAGCGGCAGGCACAAGCTCGGGGCGATAATCGGACACAACGTAAAGGTTGGTATCAACGTCAGCATCTATCCGGGCAGGAAGATTGGGAGCAACTCTTTTATAGGGCCGGGCGTTATCGTTGACCGCAACGTCCCGCCAAACAGCCTCGTGGTAGTGAGGCAGGAGAAGTTGGTGATGGAGAAATGA
- a CDS encoding undecaprenyl-diphosphate phosphatase encodes MGTPIEALLSGLIVALTSWLPLSPEANWVSSLVEGYSSFLVPAYLGVTFAVLFRFRERFSRLLLEAMKGIYEAELKYLFFATLFTVLIGLPVSSFSCRVSAEVSTVVNALVGVAIVLLAALNPTKNPLKELDRKLPEQPSILDSISAGILQGFALLGPLTRTGTVTLGLLLPGHSAKKALQWGFMVAPAYLILRLVQLGSWQSSDPAWVPFTAFASAFFGSLLLMPLLERMAEKNGRYFLILFGLVAVVVYALEVIT; translated from the coding sequence ATGGGCACGCCTATAGAAGCGCTCCTCTCGGGGCTCATCGTTGCGCTGACGTCGTGGCTTCCCCTCAGCCCCGAGGCGAACTGGGTCTCCTCGCTGGTCGAGGGCTATTCCTCCTTCCTCGTTCCGGCCTACCTCGGTGTAACGTTCGCCGTTCTGTTCCGCTTCAGGGAGAGGTTTTCGAGGCTCCTTCTTGAAGCGATGAAGGGCATCTACGAGGCCGAGCTTAAGTACCTCTTCTTTGCGACCCTCTTCACGGTTCTGATAGGGCTCCCAGTCTCGAGCTTTTCATGCAGGGTTTCGGCCGAGGTCTCCACGGTAGTTAACGCCCTCGTGGGGGTTGCCATAGTTCTCCTCGCGGCCCTCAACCCGACGAAGAACCCGCTCAAAGAGCTTGACAGAAAGCTCCCGGAACAGCCGAGCATACTCGACTCCATCTCCGCCGGAATCCTTCAGGGCTTTGCCCTGCTCGGCCCCCTCACGAGAACGGGCACAGTCACCCTCGGGCTCCTTCTGCCCGGCCACAGCGCCAAGAAAGCCCTTCAGTGGGGTTTCATGGTGGCACCGGCATACCTAATCCTTCGTCTCGTCCAGCTCGGGAGCTGGCAGTCGAGCGACCCGGCGTGGGTTCCCTTCACTGCCTTTGCCTCTGCCTTCTTCGGGAGCCTGTTGCTGATGCCCCTCCTTGAGCGCATGGCCGAGAAAAACGGAAGATACTTCCTAATCCTCTTCGGTTTGGTTGCCGTCGTTGTCTACGCTCTGGAGGTGATAACGTGA
- a CDS encoding MBL fold metallo-hydrolase gives MKVTIIYENHSGFRKGLLGGHGFSALVEHGSVRVLVDTGTDGRVLLNNMEALGIEPDSIDYLFITHGHYDHTGGLKALLEARSKPLKVIAHPGIFQRRIALKPRRREIGIPFTREELEGLGAEFVLKEKPFEFAEGFMSSGEIERLTWDRAVGYFPDGTKDPVKDDMALILDLGDSTAVITGCGHSGVINIVRHAEKVSGKPVKALIGGLHLIGAKEELLEDVLKNVKARLYAGHCTGLESFAYLRCRLGERVEPLHVGKVIEL, from the coding sequence ATGAAGGTTACCATCATCTACGAAAACCATTCCGGCTTCAGAAAGGGCCTCCTCGGCGGGCACGGCTTCTCGGCCCTCGTGGAGCACGGGAGCGTTAGGGTGCTCGTCGATACTGGAACGGACGGTAGAGTCCTTCTCAACAACATGGAAGCTCTGGGAATCGAGCCGGACTCGATAGACTACCTCTTCATTACCCACGGCCACTACGACCACACCGGGGGCTTGAAGGCCCTCCTGGAGGCACGCTCGAAGCCGCTGAAGGTAATCGCCCACCCCGGAATCTTCCAGAGGAGGATTGCCCTGAAGCCGAGGAGGAGAGAGATAGGGATTCCCTTCACGCGGGAGGAGCTTGAGGGGCTCGGCGCCGAGTTCGTTCTGAAGGAAAAGCCCTTTGAGTTCGCCGAGGGCTTCATGAGCTCCGGCGAGATTGAAAGACTGACCTGGGACAGGGCCGTCGGCTACTTCCCCGATGGAACGAAGGACCCTGTGAAAGACGATATGGCGCTCATCCTCGACCTCGGCGATTCAACGGCCGTAATCACCGGTTGCGGGCATTCGGGGGTTATCAACATCGTCAGGCACGCCGAGAAGGTCAGCGGAAAGCCGGTGAAGGCCCTAATCGGCGGACTGCACCTGATTGGCGCGAAGGAGGAACTGCTTGAAGACGTCCTCAAAAACGTCAAAGCCAGGCTCTACGCGGGCCACTGCACGGGGCTTGAGAGCTTCGCCTACCTCCGCTGCCGGCTCGGGGAACGGGTCGAACCCCTGCACGTGGGCAAGGTCATCGAGCTTTAG